In Wolbachia endosymbiont of Aedes albopictus, one DNA window encodes the following:
- a CDS encoding IscS subfamily cysteine desulfurase, translating into MNIESKKIHDTKIKLPIFLDYQSTTKVDPRVLEVMIPCFGEFSNAHSRSHSFGWTAEEAVKKARKHIADLVNADSKEIIFTSGATESNNTAIKGVAHFYKNKGNHIITVCTEHKCVLDSCRHLENEGFKVTYLPVKQNGIIDLLKLEEAITDKTILVSVMMVNNEIGVIQPVKEIGKICRKHNIFFHTDAAQSFGKVPIDVNEMCIDLMSLSSHKIYGPMGIGALYVRRKNPRVRLIPLISGGGQERGMRSGTIPTPLAVGFGEAVRIAKEEMGTEASKLEGLRDILYNKIKEAFPDIVLNGDYENRIPGNLNLSFPYVEGESLIMAIKDLAVSSGSACTSASLEPSYVIRSLNNGHDLEHSSIRFGLGRFTTKEEVLYAADLVAKNIGRLREMSPLWEMVQEGVDLNTVKWDSH; encoded by the coding sequence ATGAATATTGAAAGTAAGAAAATACATGATACTAAAATAAAATTACCAATATTTCTTGATTATCAATCTACTACTAAAGTGGATCCACGTGTTTTGGAGGTAATGATACCTTGTTTTGGTGAATTCAGTAATGCACACTCTCGCAGCCATTCATTTGGTTGGACTGCTGAAGAAGCAGTGAAAAAAGCAAGGAAACACATCGCTGATCTGGTGAACGCAGATAGCAAAGAAATTATCTTTACCTCAGGTGCAACTGAGTCAAATAATACAGCAATCAAGGGCGTTGCTCACTTTTACAAAAATAAAGGAAATCATATAATAACTGTCTGCACGGAGCATAAGTGTGTTCTGGATTCTTGTCGGCATCTGGAAAATGAAGGCTTTAAAGTTACATATTTGCCTGTTAAGCAAAACGGAATTATAGATTTATTAAAGCTTGAGGAAGCAATTACTGATAAAACAATCCTGGTTTCAGTGATGATGGTAAATAATGAAATCGGAGTAATTCAGCCTGTAAAGGAGATTGGTAAAATATGCAGAAAGCATAATATATTTTTCCATACAGATGCAGCTCAAAGCTTTGGAAAAGTTCCAATTGATGTTAATGAGATGTGCATTGATCTTATGAGTCTCTCTAGCCACAAAATTTATGGACCTATGGGAATAGGTGCATTATATGTCCGTAGAAAGAATCCTCGTGTTAGGCTGATACCATTGATTAGTGGTGGTGGACAAGAAAGAGGTATGCGTTCTGGAACAATTCCAACACCTCTTGCAGTTGGTTTTGGTGAAGCGGTACGTATTGCTAAAGAAGAAATGGGAACAGAAGCAAGCAAATTAGAAGGACTGAGAGATATTTTGTACAATAAGATAAAAGAAGCATTTCCTGATATCGTTTTAAATGGTGATTATGAAAATAGAATTCCTGGCAACCTAAACTTGAGCTTTCCCTATGTTGAGGGTGAGTCTCTCATCATGGCAATCAAGGATTTAGCAGTAAGTTCTGGTTCTGCGTGCACGTCTGCGTCTCTTGAGCCTTCCTATGTCATACGGTCGCTAAATAATGGCCATGACCTTGAGCATTCATCAATTAGATTTGGCCTAGGCCGATTTACAACTAAAGAAGAAGTTTTGTACGCAGCAGATCTTGTTGCTAAAAATATTGGCCGACTGAGAGAAATGAGCCCACTTTGGGAGATGGTACAAGAAGGAGTAGATTTGAACACCGTGAAATGGGACTCTCATTAA
- a CDS encoding LD-carboxypeptidase, which yields MIIYLLYFILTLCAMNQVDIIAPSSKGKESDLTTIKEYVEALNFSPHISEKIYSNDNPFYSNSDEFRANDLIIALTDDSKIIWCIRGGEGASRLIPYLEKLPNDKKERIAQNKKILIGYSDITALHIYLQVEYDWQTLHGTMLEMIVNNSVAESSVEKLKELILNKRDSIRFDNLKMINNGIRLKDGRLESKVIGGNMTLVENSIGTAWQINAKGKILFLEDVRVYPYAMERSLDHLKQAHIFDGVHAVIFGDFVNCYNDNLVEVVKERFAKSVNFPVFTMKGVGHGHTNDPLPLNTHAIISVQDEKEGLFFMDVQNVS from the coding sequence ATGATTATTTATCTTTTATATTTTATTCTCACCCTATGTGCTATGAACCAAGTTGATATTATTGCTCCTTCCTCCAAGGGAAAAGAATCAGATCTGACTACCATAAAAGAGTATGTAGAAGCCTTGAATTTCAGTCCCCATATCTCAGAGAAAATATATAGCAATGATAATCCATTCTACTCTAACTCTGATGAATTTAGAGCAAATGATTTGATTATAGCACTAACTGATGATAGTAAAATAATTTGGTGCATTAGAGGAGGAGAAGGAGCTTCTCGGTTAATTCCCTATCTAGAAAAGCTACCCAATGATAAAAAAGAAAGGATTGCTCAAAACAAAAAAATCCTCATAGGCTATAGCGATATAACTGCTCTGCACATTTATCTACAAGTCGAATACGACTGGCAAACTCTTCACGGTACCATGTTGGAAATGATAGTAAATAACTCCGTTGCTGAAAGTTCTGTTGAAAAATTGAAAGAGTTAATTCTTAACAAGCGGGATTCTATCAGATTTGATAACCTCAAGATGATAAACAATGGCATTAGACTAAAAGATGGCAGATTAGAGTCTAAAGTCATCGGTGGTAATATGACTTTAGTTGAAAATAGTATAGGAACCGCTTGGCAAATAAATGCAAAGGGCAAAATTTTATTTTTAGAGGACGTGAGAGTTTACCCATATGCAATGGAGCGCAGTTTAGATCACTTAAAACAAGCTCACATTTTTGATGGAGTGCATGCAGTAATCTTTGGGGATTTCGTTAACTGTTATAATGATAATCTTGTTGAAGTTGTAAAAGAAAGGTTTGCAAAAAGTGTAAACTTTCCTGTATTTACAATGAAAGGGGTAGGCCATGGACATACAAATGACCCTTTACCTCTTAACACTCACGCTATTATTAGCGTTCAAGACGAAAAAGAAGGTTTGTTTTTTATGGATGTGCAGAATGTTAGCTAA
- the lipB gene encoding lipoyl(octanoyl) transferase LipB gives MVEWLTSNQLIDYNCAVKSMEEKIQQIHNNSADELVWLLQHPPLYTAGISATDDDIVEKLFPIYKTGRGGKYTYHGPGQRVIYLMLNLKKRNKCDIKLYIRDLSKWIINVLKQFNILGEFKEDRIGVWVNNNGVEKKIAAFGIRLRKWVTYHGIALNVSPDLSHYKGIIPCGLQDYGVTSMEELGVEVLLSELDDILKKEFYKIF, from the coding sequence ATGGTAGAATGGCTAACATCTAATCAGCTTATTGATTATAACTGTGCCGTAAAATCTATGGAAGAAAAAATTCAACAAATTCACAATAATTCAGCAGACGAATTGGTATGGCTACTCCAGCACCCTCCACTTTATACTGCAGGAATCAGTGCAACAGATGATGATATTGTTGAAAAACTATTTCCTATATATAAAACAGGCAGGGGTGGCAAATACACATATCATGGGCCAGGACAACGTGTTATATATTTAATGTTGAACCTTAAAAAAAGAAATAAATGCGACATAAAGCTATATATTAGAGACCTAAGTAAGTGGATAATAAATGTTTTAAAGCAATTTAATATACTTGGAGAATTTAAAGAGGACAGAATAGGTGTTTGGGTGAATAACAATGGAGTAGAAAAAAAAATTGCAGCTTTTGGTATTCGCTTAAGAAAATGGGTAACTTATCATGGCATAGCGCTTAATGTTTCCCCAGACCTTTCTCATTACAAGGGTATTATTCCTTGCGGGCTGCAAGATTATGGCGTCACATCAATGGAAGAATTAGGAGTTGAAGTTCTACTCTCTGAATTGGATGATATACTAAAAAAAGAGTTTTATAAGATATTTTAA
- a CDS encoding phage portal protein — protein MNFNIFQRKKSAVFTKYSALQLMMEPSWSKRDYVSFAEEGYIKNVIAFRAINMIASAASSVPFTLCQLTEQGKSQLKAHPLLKLLYSPNPMTSKSEFIEGIVTYRLVNGNSYVLTVESQNNRKPPTELYLLRPDRVEIVPGRNNVPYIYRYTINNNSYDFKVDKLTGRSAVLHLKTFNPLNDWYGLSPIEAAAYSIDQHNQAGAWNQAMLQNGARPSGAIVVKSAKDGSGGSLSQEQYQRLKEQINDHYSGSVNAGRPILLEGGLEWKEMSLSPRDMDFIESKHSSARDIALAFGVPPQLLGIPGDNTYSNLVEARLSLWEQTVLPTLENIICHLNSWLTPKFGEDLCLSYEKDAIEILMEKRQKLWKYVENASFMTLNEKREAFGLPPLPGGDELG, from the coding sequence ATGAATTTCAACATTTTTCAAAGAAAAAAAAGCGCAGTATTTACTAAATATTCTGCTTTGCAGCTAATGATGGAACCAAGTTGGAGTAAGCGTGATTATGTAAGTTTTGCTGAGGAAGGTTACATAAAAAATGTTATTGCCTTTCGAGCAATTAATATGATTGCAAGTGCTGCATCTTCGGTACCTTTTACTCTCTGCCAGCTTACTGAACAGGGAAAATCGCAATTAAAAGCCCATCCATTACTGAAATTACTTTATTCTCCTAATCCAATGACATCAAAATCGGAATTTATTGAGGGGATTGTAACTTATCGGTTAGTTAACGGCAATTCTTATGTATTGACGGTTGAGTCGCAGAACAATAGAAAACCACCAACAGAGCTTTATCTTCTGCGCCCTGATAGGGTTGAAATTGTTCCGGGGAGAAATAACGTTCCTTATATCTATCGTTATACCATAAATAACAACAGTTATGACTTTAAAGTTGATAAACTAACCGGACGTTCAGCAGTGTTGCACCTAAAGACCTTTAACCCTTTGAATGATTGGTATGGATTATCACCAATTGAGGCAGCTGCATATAGCATAGATCAGCATAATCAGGCGGGTGCTTGGAATCAAGCGATGTTGCAAAATGGGGCAAGACCAAGTGGTGCAATAGTTGTGAAATCAGCGAAGGACGGGAGTGGTGGAAGTTTAAGTCAAGAACAGTACCAACGCTTAAAAGAGCAAATAAATGATCATTATTCAGGTTCTGTCAATGCTGGAAGACCGATATTGCTTGAAGGAGGCTTGGAGTGGAAAGAAATGAGCTTATCACCAAGGGATATGGATTTTATTGAATCCAAACACAGCTCAGCTCGTGATATTGCGCTAGCTTTTGGCGTTCCACCGCAATTGCTTGGCATACCGGGTGATAACACTTATAGCAATTTAGTCGAAGCACGCTTATCCCTCTGGGAGCAGACGGTTTTACCAACGCTAGAAAATATTATCTGTCATCTGAATTCTTGGCTGACACCAAAATTTGGTGAAGATCTGTGCTTGTCGTATGAGAAAGATGCAATAGAAATTCTCATGGAAAAGAGACAAAAGTTGTGGAAATACGTAGAAAATGCAAGCTTCATGACGCTCAATGAAAAAAGAGAAGCTTTTGGCTTGCCACCATTGCCAGGTGGTGATGAGTTAGGTTAA
- a CDS encoding AsmA-like C-terminal region-containing protein — protein MKLSIYSILLISLALVLLHVAATFKDWSGYRKYIIKELERTYDAKVHIGGKVEVSLITPKLTIYNIYVQYNENKEQKLSDLISVRKIEIRPSFLSLFLFSLQPKSITLFGMKSNKENLINIINTKASGNTVDIVIKDSQVNFKSDFADIVNIKEIAVKKNKQFFGEVKVGDNNYDFSGKVNITKKNVYISVESNFVNLLFTGNRNQEELQGNLTLTINNSSGSVSDLAKIINLSFLSCVIPSENIEISSNINLDENEFTVTDLKIDSKSMQASGTIQNDRKGDHTNLNISFSKVDLDSIQNDSQRTTNMKDILECFRAVVPKNLSLNFNMEASNIQYQNKILDNFRAVLKSTDGKVKVNTLLKFPGINNISYLSGEISNNNALPEFDGDLLVEGGDFESFISCFFPSIKMKENQKNQFTLSSKLHLAPRILSISDIRLLNNKESLQGSIKMSYAKKRSVIDGKFSMHNLDADKYDHSLFSSLSKMQRLKNFQYDANIKASVNNLILNDTKIKNLDFLLKMEKGKLVADKIKLSGEDFDITGNAKILVDQKYTKPLLDVNLTGNKFNGNIFKLPNLVEVKRNSRNEIDQIQWSTKQLDFLNDKEGFDANVQINTAEFKTEQNILKDFNLDAVMRNNVITIRQTSYILEHGQVFFQGYLRSDSMNTRFSIVNLDTKKIGKVIGIDNVNGQVSLNGEIKTQGKSFHDWASNLSGDVNLQAQGIEVTNVDFNSFITNLLSSKNKSEISTFAYVDIYNGSTFFENISGKASIKSGICSTSLQFGIDQASGSISSNLTLSNFALNSIFRFFFIPPNYSNPIYIDMHLDGPIWRPKMSFDVDQIFIALVGKRNS, from the coding sequence GTGAAACTTTCTATATATTCCATATTATTAATCTCTTTGGCATTAGTCCTTCTTCATGTTGCTGCAACTTTTAAGGATTGGAGTGGCTACAGGAAATATATCATAAAAGAGCTGGAGAGGACGTATGATGCTAAAGTGCATATTGGAGGGAAAGTTGAAGTTTCACTCATTACTCCAAAACTCACTATTTATAATATATATGTACAATACAACGAAAATAAAGAGCAAAAGTTATCAGATTTAATTAGTGTAAGAAAAATTGAAATAAGGCCATCGTTCCTATCATTGTTTTTATTTTCGTTGCAACCAAAATCAATCACATTGTTTGGCATGAAAAGCAATAAAGAAAATTTAATTAATATTATAAATACAAAAGCCAGTGGTAACACAGTCGATATAGTAATAAAAGACAGCCAAGTAAATTTTAAGAGTGATTTCGCTGATATTGTTAACATAAAGGAAATTGCTGTAAAAAAAAATAAGCAGTTTTTTGGTGAAGTAAAGGTAGGTGATAATAATTACGATTTTTCAGGAAAGGTTAATATCACAAAAAAAAATGTATACATTAGTGTTGAATCAAACTTTGTAAATTTGCTATTTACAGGTAATAGAAATCAAGAAGAACTCCAGGGTAATTTAACACTAACGATTAATAATAGTTCCGGTTCTGTGAGTGATTTAGCAAAAATCATTAATCTTAGCTTTCTTTCTTGTGTTATTCCTAGTGAAAATATTGAGATATCATCTAATATCAACCTCGATGAAAATGAGTTTACGGTAACTGACTTGAAAATTGATTCCAAAAGCATGCAAGCCAGTGGTACAATACAAAATGATAGAAAAGGCGATCACACTAATCTCAATATTAGCTTCAGCAAAGTTGACTTAGATTCCATACAAAATGATTCACAAAGAACAACGAATATGAAAGACATTCTGGAATGCTTTAGAGCAGTTGTGCCAAAGAACTTGAGCTTAAATTTTAATATGGAAGCTTCTAACATTCAATATCAAAACAAAATATTGGACAATTTTCGTGCTGTACTAAAATCCACTGATGGCAAAGTAAAAGTTAATACGCTTCTTAAATTTCCTGGAATCAATAATATATCTTACTTATCAGGAGAGATTTCAAATAATAATGCCCTACCTGAATTCGACGGTGATTTATTAGTCGAAGGAGGTGATTTTGAGTCATTCATTTCATGTTTTTTCCCTTCTATAAAGATGAAAGAAAACCAGAAAAATCAATTTACACTAAGTTCTAAATTGCACCTTGCACCAAGAATATTATCTATCTCAGACATTAGATTGCTAAATAATAAGGAATCCTTGCAAGGATCAATTAAGATGAGTTACGCAAAAAAACGCAGTGTGATTGATGGTAAATTTAGCATGCATAATCTTGATGCAGATAAATATGATCATTCATTATTTAGCAGTTTATCTAAAATGCAACGGCTGAAAAATTTTCAGTATGATGCAAATATAAAGGCCAGTGTTAATAACCTTATATTAAATGATACGAAAATTAAAAATTTGGATTTTTTGCTGAAAATGGAAAAAGGTAAGCTAGTTGCAGATAAAATAAAACTATCTGGAGAAGATTTCGATATTACCGGTAATGCAAAAATATTAGTAGATCAAAAATACACCAAACCTTTATTAGATGTGAACCTTACGGGCAATAAATTTAATGGAAATATTTTTAAATTACCAAATTTAGTAGAGGTAAAAAGAAATTCAAGAAATGAGATAGATCAAATTCAATGGTCAACAAAGCAGCTTGATTTTTTGAATGACAAAGAAGGCTTTGATGCAAATGTGCAAATCAATACTGCAGAATTTAAAACCGAGCAGAATATTTTGAAAGATTTTAATTTGGATGCGGTAATGAGAAACAACGTTATCACTATCAGGCAGACAAGTTACATATTAGAACACGGGCAAGTGTTTTTTCAGGGTTATTTAAGATCAGACTCAATGAATACAAGATTTTCTATTGTAAATTTGGACACTAAAAAGATTGGTAAGGTTATAGGAATTGACAATGTAAATGGTCAGGTAAGCTTAAATGGCGAAATCAAAACTCAAGGAAAGAGTTTTCATGATTGGGCTAGTAACTTATCAGGAGATGTAAACCTACAAGCGCAGGGAATAGAAGTTACTAATGTAGATTTCAATTCATTTATCACTAATTTGTTAAGCAGTAAGAATAAGTCTGAAATTTCCACATTCGCTTATGTTGATATATATAATGGCAGCACATTTTTTGAAAATATTAGCGGAAAAGCAAGTATTAAGAGTGGTATATGTTCAACTAGTTTACAATTCGGGATTGATCAAGCATCAGGGTCGATCTCTTCTAATTTAACCTTATCTAACTTCGCTTTAAATTCTATATTCAGGTTCTTTTTCATACCACCAAACTATAGTAATCCAATCTATATCGATATGCACTTGGATGGCCCTATTTGGCGTCCTAAGATGAGTTTTGATGTAGACCAAATCTTCATCGCTCTGGTTGGCAAGAGGAATAGTTAA
- the murJ gene encoding murein biosynthesis integral membrane protein MurJ, which yields MFKSIFTFSFFTAISRISGLIRDVLIATVIGANSLADIFFSSFRFANLFRAFFAEGAFTTSFIPLYSTESHDNKKAFNFASGVISITFIILVIFCLIMQTFSPYMIQIFAPGFDQSKFTLTVTLSRIMMPYIIFVSIASLIGGMLQVKQHFASTAIAPIVLNLCLIISLFVPYIKTSAHNLSIAVLIGGILQLLLILFSAYKLKAAFSFSLELSNEVRLFFKRVIPATINNCVIQISVWIDTIMASFIPNAVSYIYYADRLNQLPQGIIGTAIGTVLLPLISKQVNNTENIVKIQNKALNIGLMLIMPTTAAFIIIPDIILLTLFSYGRFDYYAVQQTAPTLIAFSLSLPAFIINKVLLPTFFAKGNLKIPTMFSLMCLGINVVLNLLLMNKYQHTGIAIATSVSTWINSILLISYLTINKMYKVSQALLLNIMKIFVATVVMSIALYIFNSLLAGLFFDKMLARIVYLTTLIALSVIVYFGTLYLTFRGSLNNLKYV from the coding sequence ATGTTTAAAAGTATTTTCACATTTAGTTTTTTTACAGCTATTTCAAGGATTTCAGGGTTAATAAGAGATGTATTGATTGCTACGGTTATTGGTGCAAACTCTCTTGCAGACATATTTTTTTCTTCGTTTCGCTTTGCCAATCTATTTCGCGCATTTTTTGCAGAGGGAGCATTTACTACGTCCTTTATACCGTTATATTCAACAGAATCACATGATAATAAGAAGGCATTTAATTTTGCAAGTGGTGTAATATCAATTACGTTTATTATCTTAGTAATTTTTTGCCTTATCATGCAAACTTTCTCTCCTTATATGATTCAAATTTTTGCTCCTGGATTTGACCAAAGTAAGTTTACCCTTACTGTTACTTTATCAAGAATTATGATGCCCTACATAATTTTTGTGTCAATTGCATCACTAATTGGTGGAATGCTGCAAGTAAAGCAGCATTTTGCTTCAACAGCTATTGCACCAATCGTTTTGAATCTCTGTTTAATCATCAGTTTATTTGTGCCTTATATAAAAACCTCAGCGCACAACCTTTCTATAGCTGTGCTAATCGGAGGGATTTTACAGTTACTTCTGATACTGTTTAGTGCATACAAGTTAAAGGCAGCTTTTTCTTTTAGCCTTGAATTAAGCAATGAAGTAAGGTTGTTTTTTAAGCGTGTAATACCTGCAACTATCAACAATTGTGTAATACAAATAAGTGTATGGATTGACACAATCATGGCGAGTTTTATACCAAACGCGGTGTCCTATATATATTATGCCGATAGACTAAATCAACTACCGCAGGGAATAATCGGTACTGCAATCGGTACAGTGCTTCTTCCTTTAATTTCAAAACAGGTGAATAATACTGAAAATATAGTCAAAATACAGAACAAGGCTCTCAACATAGGATTAATGTTAATTATGCCAACAACTGCTGCCTTTATCATTATTCCCGACATAATTTTACTTACGCTTTTTTCTTACGGCCGGTTTGATTATTATGCAGTGCAGCAAACTGCTCCCACGTTAATAGCATTTTCTCTTTCTTTACCTGCATTTATTATAAATAAAGTATTGCTACCCACATTTTTTGCTAAAGGCAATCTGAAAATACCAACTATGTTTTCACTAATGTGCCTTGGAATTAATGTAGTGCTAAACCTTTTGTTAATGAACAAATATCAGCATACGGGAATTGCTATTGCTACTTCTGTTTCCACTTGGATAAATTCTATTCTATTAATTAGTTATTTAACAATAAATAAAATGTATAAGGTTAGCCAAGCGTTATTGTTAAATATCATGAAAATTTTTGTAGCAACGGTAGTCATGTCAATAGCCCTTTATATTTTTAATTCTTTGTTGGCAGGATTATTTTTTGATAAAATGTTGGCTCGTATTGTTTATTTAACGACTTTAATAGCTTTGAGTGTTATTGTTTATTTTGGTACTCTTTACCTAACTTTTAGAGGAAGTTTGAATAATTTGAAATATGTATAA
- a CDS encoding valine--tRNA ligase: protein MLKEKYGFKEIEDKYNILWEGSKVYKWHGEKDNTFTIDTPPPTISGKLHIGHIFSYCHTDFIARFQRMLGKDVFYPIGFDDNGLPTERLVEQTYKTRAKEVGREKFIEMCHEVIEKSKQEFKELFKSVGISYDWGLEYHTISKETVTLSQMSFIDLYNKGYAYRKMQPILWDPVDKTAIAQAEIEDKVFESSLNTIVFSTEENEQINIATTRPELLPACVAVFCHPEDARYTHLIGETAVVPITETKVPIIADDKVKIDKGTGLVMCCTFGDELDIYWQQKHNLPMKIIIDQDGRISLYDVIPVRDTGIQEKEPMPAMTEEDIMSAYGQKKEEWIPVSATRMTDDILNEINGLMVTAARKRMIEILTEKELLIESTNISHSVKCAERSGALLEILPTYQWFIKTLEQKAQVLDKVKECNWHPSNMRKRMEVWIEGLNWDWCISRQRYFGVPFPAWYSKRKGEEGKIILAEIKNLPIDPLKDLPKGYSKEEVIPDQDVMDTWATSSITPQLSALAVNSEFSLPNHRYNTVFPADLRSQSHEIIRTWAFYTILKAHYHADSLPWKNIMISGWCLADDKKKMSKSKGNIITPHIILKTYGADVVRYWAANSRLGVDTVYSENIFKIGKRLVTKLWNASKFVSMFMEKHQVMSINSAHETIDKWILSKLYKVIERATNNLLQFEYCEALGVIEEFFWKDFCDNYLELVKKRAYGSSLSAKQSLAYVLNVILRLFAPFLPYITEEIYHQLYSYNSVHNQSNWPSKEELIYDKYSEEMGDNCVQILNIIRKIKADNNVSVKYLIKKLMIKASVQEDKLDQSAQDDLQAVCNAETIEWMQSEFETEDGKYIVNIDLY from the coding sequence ATGTTAAAAGAAAAATACGGCTTTAAAGAAATTGAAGACAAATACAACATATTATGGGAAGGCAGTAAAGTTTATAAGTGGCATGGTGAAAAGGATAACACTTTCACTATAGACACACCTCCACCAACAATATCGGGTAAATTGCATATCGGCCATATATTCAGCTATTGCCATACAGACTTTATTGCAAGGTTTCAGCGCATGCTGGGAAAAGATGTTTTCTATCCGATTGGGTTTGATGATAACGGGCTTCCCACTGAAAGATTGGTTGAGCAGACCTATAAAACCCGTGCAAAAGAAGTTGGCAGAGAAAAATTTATAGAGATGTGCCATGAAGTTATTGAGAAATCAAAGCAAGAATTCAAGGAACTATTTAAATCAGTCGGCATTAGTTACGATTGGGGTTTGGAATATCACACGATCAGCAAAGAAACTGTGACGCTTTCACAAATGTCATTCATTGATCTATATAATAAGGGATATGCGTACAGAAAAATGCAGCCCATCCTTTGGGATCCGGTTGATAAAACCGCAATTGCGCAAGCAGAAATAGAAGATAAAGTTTTTGAGTCATCCTTAAACACGATAGTTTTCTCTACTGAAGAAAATGAGCAGATCAATATTGCAACTACGCGACCCGAGTTACTTCCCGCATGCGTTGCAGTTTTTTGTCATCCAGAGGATGCGCGCTACACCCATCTGATTGGCGAAACAGCCGTGGTGCCGATCACAGAGACAAAAGTTCCAATAATAGCTGATGATAAGGTTAAAATAGATAAAGGCACTGGGCTTGTTATGTGTTGTACATTCGGTGATGAACTCGACATATATTGGCAGCAAAAGCATAATCTACCGATGAAAATTATCATCGATCAGGATGGGAGAATAAGCCTTTATGATGTCATTCCAGTGCGTGACACTGGAATCCAGGAAAAAGAGCCAATGCCAGCGATGACAGAGGAAGATATCATGTCAGCGTATGGTCAGAAAAAAGAAGAATGGATCCCAGTGTCAGCTACTCGGATGACAGACGATATACTAAATGAAATAAATGGACTAATGGTTACAGCAGCAAGAAAGAGGATGATCGAAATCCTAACTGAGAAGGAGTTACTAATAGAAAGCACTAACATTTCTCATTCTGTCAAGTGTGCAGAAAGATCTGGTGCACTACTTGAGATATTGCCTACTTATCAATGGTTTATCAAGACTTTAGAGCAAAAAGCTCAAGTATTAGATAAAGTAAAAGAATGCAATTGGCATCCAAGCAATATGCGTAAACGCATGGAAGTGTGGATAGAAGGGCTAAATTGGGACTGGTGCATCTCAAGACAGCGCTATTTTGGTGTGCCATTTCCAGCATGGTATTCCAAACGTAAGGGAGAAGAAGGTAAAATTATTCTAGCTGAGATAAAGAACCTACCTATTGATCCACTCAAAGATTTGCCAAAAGGGTATAGCAAAGAAGAGGTTATCCCAGATCAAGATGTAATGGATACCTGGGCTACAAGTTCAATTACTCCTCAACTAAGTGCACTGGCAGTAAACAGTGAGTTTAGCTTACCAAATCATCGCTATAATACAGTATTTCCTGCAGATCTGCGCAGCCAGAGCCATGAGATAATAAGAACTTGGGCTTTTTATACGATTTTGAAAGCACATTATCATGCAGATTCTTTACCTTGGAAAAACATTATGATCAGCGGTTGGTGTTTAGCCGATGATAAAAAAAAGATGAGTAAATCAAAAGGTAACATCATCACTCCTCATATAATACTTAAAACTTATGGAGCTGATGTAGTACGCTATTGGGCAGCAAACTCAAGGCTGGGAGTTGATACAGTCTACTCTGAAAATATATTCAAAATTGGCAAGCGCCTAGTTACAAAACTTTGGAACGCTAGCAAGTTTGTTTCCATGTTCATGGAAAAGCATCAAGTAATGAGCATAAATTCTGCTCACGAGACAATAGATAAGTGGATATTGTCTAAGTTATACAAAGTTATAGAAAGAGCAACAAATAACCTATTACAGTTTGAATACTGCGAAGCTTTGGGCGTAATAGAGGAATTTTTTTGGAAAGATTTTTGTGATAACTACTTGGAATTAGTAAAAAAACGCGCGTACGGAAGCAGTTTAAGTGCAAAACAAAGCTTGGCGTATGTGTTAAATGTTATTTTGCGGTTATTTGCACCTTTTTTGCCATACATTACAGAAGAGATATACCACCAGTTGTATAGTTATAATTCTGTACACAATCAAAGTAATTGGCCGAGCAAAGAAGAGCTTATCTACGATAAATATTCAGAGGAAATGGGAGACAATTGTGTGCAGATATTAAACATTATCAGAAAGATAAAAGCAGATAATAATGTATCAGTTAAGTATCTGATAAAAAAGTTGATGATAAAAGCGAGCGTACAAGAGGATAAGTTGGATCAATCTGCACAGGATGATTTGCAGGCAGTATGCAATGCGGAAACGATAGAGTGGATGCAGTCTGAGTTTGAAACTGAAGATGGGAAATACATAGTGAATATAGATTTATATTGA